Proteins from a single region of Mumia flava:
- a CDS encoding DUF4153 domain-containing protein, giving the protein MSREPLAPVTSIKVKLGLLVVASAAVAATVAVVGEIGGVPLWLSIPVTILLALAVTQLLAVGMTAPLRQMTEAARRMATGDYAVRVADGGGDEVGELARAFNTMARDLDAVDRQRRELVANVSHELRTPLAGLCAVLENLADGVGPADPAALRVALDQAERLSALVEDLLDLARVDAGKAPLDPERVALRTLLADAVREAEGLGRPVSYAVAIDPTDLEVEADPARLHQLVANLLDNASRHSPAGASVRVTARRHGARVRLEILDSGPGVEQQDRDRVFEPFGTLSATEGGGGTGLGLAIARWVTDLHGGTIGFVNPEPGEPGGRVRVELPLTQADGARRTPAADPANRPVSPQERTKEMPVPAATPPPAAPTPPSAPVDVAPRPILDDVFGEFWPDRTSARLPILLGALAVGVLGGLVLPFHDLGLGTTLVLLAAGAVVLTASRRRTDPYTLVCAGLCALLAATASVRAAEWITVLCLLAGAALCVSAVTGARSLLGFVLSGLAWPLAGLRGVPWLGRTLATLTGLGRGAALLRTGVLSILALIVFGALFASADALLAEWIDAVIPDLTMDTFVLRAFVTVAVGGAVLAAAYVALNPPRVERDGRRSRPVAQRYEWLAPVLVVDAVFAAFLLAQATVVFGGHDYLLRTTGITYADYVHQGFGQLTVATALTLLVVGVAARKARRDSAADRAWLRAALGLLCVQTLVVVASALYRMDVYQDAYGFTRLRLLVDVFEGWLGVLVLAVLAAGVTLRGAWLPRFAVITGVVALLGLASINPDAWVAERNLDRYADSGRVDSRYLSDLSADAVPVLDDAPPLIRQCALAGREPDTDSWLEWNLGRARATDALESDPVEPPAAGACPSY; this is encoded by the coding sequence ATGAGCCGCGAACCGCTCGCCCCGGTGACCTCGATCAAGGTCAAGCTCGGGCTCCTGGTGGTCGCGAGCGCGGCGGTGGCGGCCACGGTCGCCGTGGTCGGGGAGATCGGCGGCGTGCCGCTGTGGCTGAGCATCCCGGTCACGATCCTGCTCGCGCTCGCCGTCACCCAGCTGCTCGCGGTCGGGATGACCGCCCCGCTGCGGCAGATGACCGAGGCGGCCCGTCGGATGGCGACCGGCGACTACGCGGTCCGCGTCGCCGACGGCGGCGGCGACGAGGTCGGAGAGCTGGCACGCGCCTTCAACACGATGGCGCGCGACCTCGACGCCGTCGACCGACAGCGCCGCGAGCTGGTCGCGAACGTCAGCCACGAGCTCCGCACCCCGCTCGCCGGGCTCTGCGCCGTCCTGGAGAACCTCGCCGACGGGGTCGGTCCCGCCGACCCCGCCGCCCTGCGGGTCGCGCTCGACCAGGCCGAGCGGCTCAGCGCGCTCGTCGAGGACCTGCTCGACCTCGCCCGCGTCGACGCAGGGAAGGCTCCGCTGGACCCGGAGCGGGTGGCGCTGCGCACCCTGCTGGCCGACGCGGTGCGCGAGGCCGAGGGACTCGGCCGGCCCGTGTCGTACGCCGTCGCGATCGACCCGACGGACCTGGAGGTGGAGGCGGACCCGGCCCGGCTCCACCAGCTGGTCGCCAACCTGCTGGACAACGCCTCCCGGCACAGCCCGGCCGGGGCGAGCGTCCGGGTGACGGCGCGCCGCCACGGCGCCCGGGTGCGCCTCGAGATCCTCGACTCCGGACCCGGCGTCGAGCAGCAGGACCGTGACCGGGTCTTCGAGCCGTTCGGCACGCTGAGCGCGACCGAGGGCGGCGGCGGGACCGGCCTCGGGCTCGCGATCGCTCGCTGGGTCACCGACCTGCACGGCGGGACGATCGGCTTCGTCAACCCCGAGCCGGGCGAGCCGGGTGGCCGGGTCCGCGTCGAGCTGCCGCTGACCCAGGCGGACGGCGCACGCCGTACGCCCGCCGCCGACCCCGCGAACCGTCCTGTCAGCCCGCAGGAACGAACGAAGGAGATGCCCGTGCCCGCAGCCACGCCACCGCCGGCCGCGCCGACCCCGCCGTCGGCACCCGTCGACGTCGCGCCCCGGCCGATCCTCGACGACGTCTTCGGCGAGTTCTGGCCGGACCGGACCTCAGCCCGCCTCCCGATCCTCCTCGGAGCCCTCGCGGTCGGTGTGCTCGGCGGTCTCGTGCTCCCGTTCCACGACCTCGGGCTCGGCACGACACTCGTCCTCCTCGCCGCGGGCGCGGTGGTCCTGACCGCGAGCCGGCGCCGCACCGATCCGTACACGCTGGTCTGCGCCGGCTTGTGCGCGCTGCTCGCAGCCACCGCCTCGGTCCGCGCCGCCGAGTGGATCACGGTGCTCTGCCTGCTGGCCGGGGCAGCCCTGTGCGTCTCGGCGGTGACCGGCGCGCGCAGCCTGCTCGGCTTCGTCCTGTCGGGCCTGGCCTGGCCGCTCGCGGGGCTGCGCGGGGTCCCCTGGCTCGGACGGACGCTCGCGACGCTCACCGGCCTCGGCCGCGGCGCCGCGCTGCTGCGGACGGGAGTGCTGTCGATCCTGGCGCTGATCGTGTTCGGGGCTTTGTTCGCCTCGGCCGACGCCCTGCTCGCCGAGTGGATCGACGCCGTGATCCCGGACCTCACGATGGACACGTTCGTGCTCCGCGCCTTCGTCACCGTGGCGGTCGGCGGCGCGGTCCTCGCCGCGGCGTACGTCGCACTGAACCCGCCGCGCGTCGAGCGCGACGGCCGCCGGTCGCGACCCGTCGCACAGCGGTACGAGTGGCTCGCACCGGTGCTCGTCGTGGACGCCGTCTTCGCCGCGTTCCTGCTGGCGCAGGCGACCGTCGTCTTCGGCGGTCACGACTACCTGCTGCGCACGACCGGCATCACCTACGCCGACTACGTCCACCAGGGCTTCGGCCAGCTCACCGTCGCGACCGCCCTGACCCTGCTGGTCGTCGGTGTCGCCGCACGCAAGGCCCGCCGCGACAGCGCGGCGGACCGGGCGTGGCTGCGGGCAGCCCTCGGGCTGCTGTGCGTGCAGACGCTCGTCGTCGTGGCCTCGGCCCTGTACCGGATGGACGTGTACCAGGACGCGTACGGCTTCACCCGGCTGCGTCTGCTCGTCGACGTCTTCGAGGGCTGGCTCGGGGTGCTCGTGCTCGCCGTGCTGGCCGCGGGGGTCACGCTGCGTGGCGCGTGGCTGCCGCGGTTCGCGGTGATCACCGGCGTCGTCGCCCTCCTCGGCCTCGCCTCGATCAACCCGGACGCGTGGGTGGCCGAGCGCAACCTGGACCGCTACGCGGACTCGGGCCGGGTCGACAGCCGCTACCTCAGCGACCTCTCCGCCGACGCCGTGCCCGTCCTCGACGACGCGCCGCCGCTGATCCGGCAGTGCGCGCTCGCCGGACGGGAGCCCGACACGGACAGCTGGCTGGAGTGGAACCTCGGGCGCGCCCGCGCCACCGACGCGCTGGAGTCGGATCCGGTCGAGCCGCCCGCTGCGGGCGCCTGCCCGTCGTACTGA
- a CDS encoding sodium-dependent transporter, with translation MSHVDTTPSEERRGAFTSRRVFILAAIGSAVGLGNIWRFPYVAYENGGGAFILPYLVALLTAGIPFLLLDYALGHRNRGSAPLSFARQSRGTEGLGWWQVGICFMIAVYYAAVLAWAVRYTLFSFTEAWGDDAEAYFFGEFLQVGDPGVTMDFVAGVVFPLALVWLALIVVLVLGVQRGIGAMSMIFIPILIVAFAVLVIYALTLDGAGEGLNTLFTPNWDALSEPGVWAAAYGQIFFSLSIGFGIMITYASYVRRGTDMPGSGLVVGFSNSGFELLAGIGVFAALGFMAQASGVQVSEVASSGVGLAFIAFPTIISEAPLGAFLGVLFFGSLVIAGFTSLVSVIEVVISAVRDKFEMTRRGATLAVSIPAAIVSLIFLGTTSGLYVLDIVDNFINKFGILLVAVVSMVVLAYAVRALPSLAEALNDHTSVHVGAWWRALIAVVAPIALAYVLIRDFLDTLEEPYGGYPEWMLAVFGWGAAGIVIVFGFLAALVPWRPGTSLEVPDLPPTRPGPDRTDRSRPDEEVR, from the coding sequence GTGAGCCACGTCGACACCACCCCCAGCGAGGAACGCCGGGGCGCATTCACCTCACGCCGGGTCTTCATCCTGGCTGCGATCGGGTCGGCCGTCGGGTTGGGCAACATCTGGCGCTTCCCGTACGTCGCGTACGAGAACGGCGGCGGCGCGTTCATCCTCCCGTACCTCGTCGCGCTGCTGACCGCGGGCATCCCGTTCCTTCTGCTCGACTACGCGCTCGGTCACCGCAACCGCGGTTCGGCGCCGTTGTCGTTCGCACGACAGTCCCGCGGGACCGAGGGACTGGGCTGGTGGCAGGTCGGGATCTGCTTCATGATCGCGGTCTACTACGCGGCGGTCCTGGCCTGGGCCGTCCGCTACACGCTCTTCTCGTTCACCGAGGCGTGGGGCGACGACGCCGAGGCGTACTTCTTCGGCGAGTTCCTCCAGGTCGGTGACCCCGGCGTCACGATGGACTTCGTCGCCGGCGTCGTGTTCCCGCTCGCGCTGGTCTGGCTCGCGCTGATCGTCGTGCTCGTCCTGGGGGTGCAGCGCGGGATCGGTGCGATGTCGATGATCTTCATCCCGATCCTGATCGTCGCGTTCGCGGTGCTCGTGATCTACGCCCTCACGCTCGACGGGGCGGGCGAGGGCCTGAACACGCTCTTCACCCCGAACTGGGACGCGCTGAGCGAGCCAGGTGTGTGGGCCGCGGCGTACGGGCAGATCTTCTTCTCGCTGTCGATCGGCTTCGGCATCATGATCACCTACGCCTCGTACGTGCGGCGCGGCACCGACATGCCGGGCTCCGGCCTGGTCGTCGGCTTCTCGAACTCCGGCTTCGAGCTGCTCGCCGGCATCGGCGTGTTCGCCGCGCTCGGGTTCATGGCGCAGGCGTCCGGCGTGCAGGTGAGCGAGGTCGCCAGCTCCGGCGTCGGTCTCGCGTTCATCGCGTTCCCGACGATCATCAGCGAGGCGCCGCTCGGCGCGTTCCTCGGCGTGCTGTTCTTCGGCTCGTTGGTGATCGCCGGCTTCACCTCGCTGGTCAGCGTGATCGAGGTGGTGATCTCGGCGGTCCGCGACAAGTTCGAGATGACCCGGCGCGGCGCCACGCTCGCCGTCTCGATCCCGGCGGCGATCGTCAGCCTGATCTTCCTCGGCACGACGTCCGGTCTGTACGTGCTGGACATCGTGGACAACTTCATCAACAAGTTCGGGATCCTGCTCGTCGCGGTCGTCAGCATGGTCGTGCTGGCCTACGCCGTGCGTGCGCTGCCGTCGCTGGCCGAGGCGCTGAACGACCACACCTCGGTGCACGTCGGAGCGTGGTGGCGTGCGCTGATCGCCGTGGTCGCGCCGATCGCCCTCGCCTACGTGCTGATCCGGGACTTCCTCGACACCCTCGAGGAGCCGTACGGCGGGTACCCCGAGTGGATGCTCGCGGTCTTCGGCTGGGGCGCCGCCGGGATCGTGATCGTGTTCGGCTTCCTGGCGGCACTCGTGCCGTGGCGACCCGGCACCTCGCTGGAGGTCCCGGACCTGCCGCCGACCAGGCCGGGCCCGGACCGGACCGACCGGTCGCGACCCGATGAGGAGGTGCGCTGA
- a CDS encoding methionine/alanine import family NSS transporter small subunit, with protein sequence MSGEAIAMMIVAILVIWGGLAVAVWNLSARSPEE encoded by the coding sequence ATGAGCGGTGAGGCGATCGCGATGATGATCGTGGCGATCCTGGTGATCTGGGGTGGTCTGGCCGTCGCCGTGTGGAACCTGTCGGCCCGCAGCCCGGAGGAGTAG
- a CDS encoding FAD-dependent oxidoreductase has protein sequence MKLVAIGGSDAGISAALRARELDPGADVTVVVADAYPNFSICGIPYYVSGEVTHWRNLAHRTHADLEATGTTLRLDTLATDIDVDGKRLVVRNPDGSTDALAYDALVVGTGAVPAVPPIDGLASLGPADGVHLLHSMGDTFALTDALERIEPRTALIVGAGYVGLEMAEGLTARGIAVTQVERLGEVLPTVDEELGAIVRDELVERGVDVRTGATVTSIGTTGSGLRVDGRTDDGETVGWDVDLVLVVVGVRPDTDLLVRAGAETGPGGAVVVEESMATNLPYVWAAGDCVVTHHRQLGTTYLPLGTTAHKQGRVAGENALGGAARFAGSVGTQVVKVFDVVAARTGLREHEARTAGFAPVSTTVAVDDHKAYYPGATPITIRITGDAETGRLLGAQLVGRRGAEVAKRVDTYATALFHAMTVADLTALDLAYTPPLGSPWDAVQMATQAWVAEHQRDAERAALAATR, from the coding sequence ATGAAGCTGGTCGCGATCGGCGGCAGCGACGCCGGCATCTCCGCCGCGCTGCGCGCCCGCGAGCTCGACCCGGGCGCCGACGTCACCGTCGTGGTCGCCGACGCCTACCCGAACTTCTCGATCTGCGGCATCCCGTACTACGTGTCCGGCGAGGTCACGCACTGGCGCAACCTCGCGCACCGCACCCACGCCGACCTCGAGGCGACCGGCACGACCTTGCGGCTGGACACCCTCGCCACCGACATCGACGTCGACGGGAAGCGCCTGGTCGTGCGCAACCCCGACGGCAGCACCGACGCACTCGCGTACGACGCACTGGTCGTCGGGACCGGCGCGGTCCCGGCCGTGCCGCCGATCGACGGCCTGGCGAGCCTCGGGCCGGCCGACGGGGTCCACCTGCTGCACTCGATGGGCGACACCTTCGCGCTCACCGACGCGCTCGAGCGGATCGAGCCGAGGACGGCCTTGATCGTCGGCGCGGGCTACGTCGGGCTGGAGATGGCCGAAGGACTGACCGCGCGCGGCATCGCGGTCACCCAGGTCGAGCGGCTCGGCGAGGTGCTCCCGACGGTCGACGAGGAGCTCGGCGCGATCGTGCGCGACGAGCTCGTCGAGCGCGGTGTCGACGTCCGGACCGGCGCGACCGTGACGTCGATCGGCACGACCGGGTCCGGCCTGCGCGTCGACGGCCGGACCGACGACGGGGAGACCGTGGGCTGGGACGTCGACCTCGTGCTCGTCGTCGTCGGCGTGCGCCCCGACACCGACCTGCTGGTCCGGGCAGGCGCCGAGACGGGCCCCGGCGGCGCCGTGGTGGTCGAGGAGTCGATGGCGACGAACCTCCCGTACGTGTGGGCGGCCGGCGACTGCGTGGTCACGCACCACCGCCAGCTCGGGACCACGTACCTCCCGCTCGGCACGACCGCGCACAAGCAGGGACGCGTCGCGGGGGAGAACGCACTCGGCGGCGCGGCACGGTTCGCCGGCTCGGTGGGGACGCAGGTGGTCAAGGTCTTCGACGTGGTGGCGGCACGGACCGGTCTGCGCGAGCACGAGGCACGTACGGCCGGGTTCGCGCCGGTCTCGACCACGGTCGCCGTCGACGACCACAAGGCGTACTACCCGGGCGCCACCCCGATCACGATCCGGATCACCGGCGACGCCGAGACCGGGCGGCTGCTCGGGGCGCAGCTGGTCGGGCGCCGGGGAGCGGAGGTCGCGAAGCGCGTCGACACCTACGCCACCGCCCTCTTCCACGCGATGACGGTCGCGGACCTGACCGCGCTCGACCTGGCGTACACACCACCGCTCGGCTCGCCGTGGGACGCCGTCCAGATGGCGACGCAGGCGTGGGTCGCGGAGCACCAGCGCGACGCCGAGCGCGCGGCCCTCGCCGCGACTCGGTAG
- a CDS encoding MIP/aquaporin family protein, which translates to MTSSLPRRLLAEFLGTGLLVAVVVGSGIAAQRLSPDDVGLQLLENSLATTFGLAALILMFGPVSGAHFNPVVSIADWFLGRRSGKGLPVPDLGAYVVAQVAGGVAGAVLANAMFEVDQAISTKDRLGGGHLLSEVVATAGLVALIFALVRSNRGALAAPTVGIYIGAAYWFTSSTSFANPAVTVGRIFSDTFAGIAPASAPAFIAMQVVGMAVAILVVLALYPDAGEKADDVVVPHSS; encoded by the coding sequence GTGACTTCATCGCTCCCACGACGGCTGCTCGCCGAGTTCCTCGGGACGGGGCTGCTCGTCGCCGTGGTCGTCGGCTCCGGCATCGCCGCCCAGCGGCTCTCGCCCGACGACGTCGGCCTCCAGCTCCTCGAGAACTCGCTGGCCACCACGTTCGGGCTGGCGGCCCTGATCCTGATGTTCGGCCCCGTCTCCGGCGCCCACTTCAACCCCGTCGTGTCGATCGCCGACTGGTTCCTGGGGCGACGGTCGGGCAAGGGCCTGCCCGTGCCCGACCTCGGCGCGTACGTGGTGGCGCAGGTGGCGGGCGGCGTCGCCGGCGCGGTGCTCGCGAACGCGATGTTCGAGGTCGACCAGGCGATCTCCACGAAGGACCGCCTGGGCGGCGGCCACCTCCTCAGCGAGGTCGTGGCGACCGCCGGCCTGGTCGCGCTGATCTTCGCGCTCGTCCGCAGCAACCGCGGCGCCCTGGCCGCGCCCACGGTCGGCATCTACATCGGCGCCGCCTACTGGTTCACCAGCTCCACGTCGTTCGCCAACCCGGCGGTGACCGTCGGACGGATCTTCTCCGACACCTTCGCCGGGATCGCGCCCGCCTCCGCGCCCGCGTTCATCGCCATGCAGGTCGTGGGCATGGCGGTCGCGATCCTCGTCGTGCTGGCGCTCTACCCCGATGCCGGCGAGAAGGCCGACGACGTGGTGGTCCCGCACTCCTCCTGA
- a CDS encoding metalloregulator ArsR/SmtB family transcription factor, translating into MNDERTATLEHRAAVFGALSDPARLRIVDVLALGDASSSELAELLGISSNLLAHHLKVLREAGLVTSHPSQGDGRRQYLRLVEDALDAAPPRIETPARVVFVCTANSARSHLAAALWRQHSPIRSASAGTHPAEAIDPGALDVARRRALPLPRRRPRALVDVAEAGDLVVTVCDLAHEELAVPNDLHWSVPDPVRIGTPAAFDTAYDELEGRVTALAARLSP; encoded by the coding sequence ATGAACGATGAGCGAACAGCGACCCTGGAGCACCGTGCCGCCGTCTTCGGTGCACTGAGCGACCCTGCACGACTGCGGATCGTCGACGTCCTCGCGCTGGGGGACGCATCCTCCAGCGAGCTGGCCGAGCTCCTCGGGATCTCCTCGAACCTGCTCGCCCACCACCTGAAGGTGCTGCGCGAGGCAGGCCTGGTCACGTCCCACCCGTCTCAGGGCGACGGCCGCCGTCAGTACCTCCGCCTGGTCGAGGACGCGCTCGATGCGGCACCGCCCCGCATCGAGACTCCGGCACGCGTCGTGTTCGTCTGCACCGCCAACTCCGCGCGCTCGCACCTGGCGGCGGCGCTGTGGCGTCAGCACAGCCCGATCCGCTCGGCGTCGGCCGGCACGCACCCGGCGGAGGCGATCGATCCCGGCGCGCTCGACGTCGCCCGGCGCCGCGCTCTCCCCCTCCCGCGGCGACGCCCGCGCGCTCTCGTCGACGTCGCCGAGGCCGGCGACCTCGTGGTGACCGTGTGCGACCTGGCCCACGAGGAGCTCGCCGTGCCCAACGACCTGCACTGGTCGGTCCCCGACCCCGTGCGCATCGGCACGCCGGCGGCGTTCGACACCGCCTACGACGAGCTCGAGGGCCGCGTGACGGCGCTCGCCGCTCGCCTCTCGCCCTGA
- a CDS encoding arsenate reductase ArsC has protein sequence MSTDPLHMIDQQLALDSAVTRLADEFGSTFDTATIERLLRASFDDLAAHAVVTTYVPVLAERFARQRLHALARVEERHDDTRPAVLFLCVHNAGRSQMALGYLQQYGGDRVIGWSGGSEPAAAVDEVAVAAMAERGIDIATEFPKPWTEETVRAADVVVTMGCGDTCPHYPGTRYEDWDLPDPANEDLAHVRPIRDEIERRVLSLLDGLDVAARP, from the coding sequence ATGAGCACCGACCCGCTCCACATGATCGACCAGCAGCTCGCGCTCGACTCAGCGGTGACCCGGCTCGCCGACGAGTTCGGGAGCACTTTCGACACCGCGACCATCGAGCGGCTCCTCCGGGCGTCGTTCGACGATCTCGCCGCCCACGCCGTCGTCACGACCTACGTGCCCGTGCTCGCCGAGCGGTTCGCACGCCAACGGCTCCACGCGCTCGCGAGGGTCGAGGAGCGACACGACGACACCCGCCCGGCCGTGCTCTTCCTGTGCGTCCACAACGCCGGACGGTCCCAGATGGCACTGGGCTATCTCCAGCAGTACGGGGGCGACCGCGTGATCGGGTGGTCCGGCGGCTCCGAGCCCGCCGCAGCGGTCGACGAGGTCGCCGTGGCGGCGATGGCCGAGCGTGGCATCGACATCGCCACCGAGTTCCCCAAGCCGTGGACCGAGGAGACCGTCCGCGCCGCCGACGTGGTCGTCACCATGGGGTGCGGCGACACCTGCCCGCACTACCCCGGCACCCGGTACGAGGACTGGGACCTCCCGGACCCGGCGAACGAGGACCTCGCGCACGTCCGACCGATCCGCGACGAGATCGAACGGCGCGTGCTGTCGCTGCTCGACGGCCTGGACGTCGCCGCCCGACCCTGA
- a CDS encoding NAD(P)-binding domain-containing protein, with the protein MSELPVVVIGAGPQGLAAAAHLLERGIEPLVLECGDGPGAAVAEWGHVRLFSAWPELVDPASARLLEATGWSAPTDGYPTGAAWVERYLAPLGRVLGDHVRYGARVTGASRRGRDRLVDADRGAQPFTVHVVDADGRESRVLARAVVDAAGTWRTPNPAGADGLPALGERAHAGLLSYAVPDAASPERFAGRHAVVIGAGHSALHAIIELDRIAEEHPGTAITWAVRRADTANAFGGGAADQLARRGALGVHARRAVERGRVEVVTGFRTAEIRRTDDRAVVVDEQGRALAPADVVVVLTGFRPDHTYLSELRLDLDPALEAPRRIAAEIDPNIHSCGSVQATGARDLAHEQEPGLYLVGMKSYGRAPTFLAMTGYEQVRSVVAMLAGDVEAAERVELALPDTGVCGGSGLYDEPAGAAGGCCTPAPQLLTIGGSSESLG; encoded by the coding sequence ATGTCCGAACTCCCGGTGGTCGTGATCGGAGCGGGTCCGCAGGGGCTCGCCGCTGCTGCGCACCTGCTCGAGCGCGGGATCGAGCCGCTCGTCCTGGAGTGCGGTGACGGCCCGGGTGCGGCGGTCGCGGAGTGGGGGCACGTGCGGCTGTTCTCGGCGTGGCCGGAGCTGGTCGACCCGGCGTCGGCGCGGCTGCTCGAAGCGACCGGGTGGTCCGCGCCGACCGACGGCTACCCCACCGGCGCCGCCTGGGTCGAGCGCTACCTGGCGCCGCTGGGGCGGGTGCTCGGCGATCACGTGCGGTACGGCGCGCGGGTGACCGGGGCGTCGCGGCGCGGGCGGGACCGGCTGGTCGACGCCGACCGCGGCGCGCAGCCGTTCACCGTGCACGTCGTCGATGCCGACGGGCGCGAGTCGCGGGTCCTCGCCCGCGCCGTGGTGGACGCCGCCGGCACCTGGCGTACGCCCAACCCCGCGGGCGCGGACGGACTGCCGGCGCTCGGGGAGCGGGCGCACGCCGGCCTCCTCTCGTACGCCGTGCCCGACGCCGCGTCGCCCGAGCGGTTCGCCGGCCGGCACGCGGTCGTCATCGGGGCCGGGCACTCGGCGCTGCACGCGATCATCGAGCTCGACCGGATCGCCGAGGAGCACCCTGGCACCGCGATCACCTGGGCCGTGCGGCGCGCGGACACCGCCAACGCGTTCGGCGGCGGCGCCGCCGACCAGCTCGCCCGGCGTGGCGCCCTCGGCGTCCACGCGCGCCGCGCGGTCGAGCGTGGCCGGGTCGAGGTCGTCACCGGCTTCCGCACGGCCGAGATCCGGCGTACGGACGACCGTGCCGTCGTGGTCGACGAGCAGGGGCGTGCGCTCGCGCCCGCCGACGTGGTCGTCGTGCTGACGGGCTTCCGGCCCGACCACACGTATCTCTCCGAGCTGCGCCTCGACCTCGACCCTGCGCTCGAGGCGCCCCGGCGGATCGCCGCCGAGATCGACCCGAACATCCACTCGTGCGGGTCGGTCCAGGCGACCGGTGCGCGGGATCTCGCGCACGAGCAGGAGCCCGGTCTCTACCTGGTCGGGATGAAGTCGTACGGGCGCGCGCCGACGTTCCTCGCGATGACCGGCTACGAGCAGGTCCGCAGCGTGGTCGCGATGCTGGCCGGCGACGTCGAGGCCGCCGAGCGGGTCGAGCTCGCGCTCCCGGACACAGGAGTGTGCGGCGGATCCGGGCTGTACGACGAGCCGGCCGGCGCCGCCGGCGGCTGCTGCACTCCGGCCCCGCAGCTGCTCACGATCGGGGGGAGCTCGGAGTCGCTCGGCTGA
- a CDS encoding acyl-CoA dehydrogenase family protein has protein sequence MSTTTRRPVEPLDLAGIDDLLSPDELAVRASVRQLCDERIDPYVADWFERGSIDDVRGLAKELGSLGVLGMHLEGYGCAGMSATEYGLACLELEATDSGIRSLVSVQGSLAMFAIWRWGSEQHKQEWLPRMAAGEAIGCFGLTEPDAGSDPGSMRTRARRDGSDWVLDGRKMWITNGTVADVAVVWAQTDEGVRGFVVPTTTTGFSAPEIKHKQSLRASVTSELVLDGVRLPGDAVLPEVVGLRGPLSCLNEARYGIVWGALGAARSCLEAALDYAGERVQFGRPISAFQLTQQKLVDMNLEYTKGLLLALHLGRRKDAGALRPEQVSLGKLNNVREALEICRTARTVLGANGISLEYPVIRHMNNLESVLTYEGTVEMHTLVVGQAMTGHPAFR, from the coding sequence ATGAGCACCACCACCCGCCGTCCGGTCGAGCCGCTCGACCTCGCCGGCATCGACGACCTGCTGAGCCCGGACGAGCTGGCGGTCCGCGCGTCGGTCCGTCAGCTGTGCGACGAGCGGATCGACCCGTACGTCGCGGACTGGTTCGAGCGCGGGTCGATCGACGACGTCCGCGGGCTCGCCAAGGAGCTCGGCAGCCTCGGTGTGCTCGGGATGCACCTGGAGGGGTACGGCTGCGCGGGCATGTCGGCGACGGAGTACGGGCTCGCGTGCCTCGAGCTCGAGGCGACCGACTCGGGGATCCGGTCGCTGGTCTCCGTCCAGGGGTCGCTCGCGATGTTCGCGATCTGGCGCTGGGGGAGCGAGCAGCACAAGCAGGAGTGGCTGCCGCGGATGGCGGCCGGCGAGGCGATCGGCTGCTTCGGGCTGACCGAGCCCGACGCCGGGTCGGACCCGGGCAGCATGCGGACCCGGGCGCGTCGCGACGGCTCCGACTGGGTGCTCGACGGCCGCAAGATGTGGATCACGAACGGCACCGTCGCCGACGTGGCGGTCGTGTGGGCGCAGACCGACGAGGGCGTCCGCGGCTTCGTGGTGCCGACGACGACGACCGGCTTCAGCGCACCGGAGATCAAGCACAAGCAGTCGTTGCGGGCGTCGGTGACGAGCGAGCTGGTGCTGGACGGCGTCCGGCTGCCGGGCGATGCCGTCCTGCCCGAGGTGGTCGGGCTGCGAGGGCCGCTGAGCTGCCTCAACGAGGCGCGGTACGGGATCGTCTGGGGAGCGCTGGGGGCCGCGCGGTCGTGCCTGGAGGCGGCGCTGGACTACGCCGGCGAGCGGGTGCAGTTCGGACGGCCGATCTCGGCGTTCCAGCTCACCCAGCAGAAGCTCGTCGACATGAACCTCGAGTACACCAAGGGCCTGCTGCTCGCCCTGCACCTCGGCCGCCGCAAGGATGCCGGTGCGCTGCGTCCGGAGCAGGTGAGCCTGGGCAAGCTGAACAACGTGCGCGAGGCGCTCGAGATCTGTCGTACGGCCCGGACCGTGCTCGGCGCGAACGGGATCTCCCTGGAGTACCCGGTGATCCGGCACATGAACAACCTCGAGTCCGTGCTGACCTACGAGGGGACGGTGGAGATGCACACCCTCGTCGTCGGGCAGGCGATGACCGGGCACCCCGCGTTCCGCTGA